From the Anopheles merus strain MAF chromosome 2L, AmerM5.1, whole genome shotgun sequence genome, the window TTGTAGTGGATGGCTTGTTGAATTAAGGGACAGCTAAATGTACAGCTCAATCTTCCAACTACGTTCGCTTTCTCGGCTGAAACACCACATGGTACGGTTTTGCCGATAGAGTGATTCCTGGCTTCAGCGTCAACGACGGTGCCATACTCGTGCCATCCTCCATTCCTTCGTCCGTTCCCACCAGACAGAACCGCTTCATCACACCCACGAAGAACGTAAACAGACACGACCGTGCCAACGTTTCCCCCAGACATCGTCGCTTGCCCTGTCCAAACGGCAGCAACCGTTCCGTGTTGACGATTTGCCGCTGCTCGTCCAGGAACCGTTCCGGTCGAAACACTTCCGGATCGCCCCAATGCTCCGGATCCATGTGCACGTTGCGCAGTCCCATCAGCACGGTCGTGTCCTTCGGTACTCGATACCCGCCCAGTGTACAGTCAACGACTGCTCGTCTTGGTCCATTCACCGGAACGATGCTAAAGTAACGTTGGACCTCCAACAGGAATGCCTCAACGTACGGCAACTTCAGACGATCGTCATAATGAGGGATGGCGTTGGGCTCCAGCTGACTGTCAATCTCCCGATGCACCTTGCGTTGCACTTCCGGATGAACGACCATCATCATGAGCGCGAGATCAAGCGTGGCACTCGTCGTCTGTCCGCCGGCGATGAAGATATCCAGGATGATCATCGTCAGCTGCACGTCGGTGAAGTTGCTGTCGTTGTTGGAGGCTGCTTCGAGGTCGCGCATTTCCTTGATGTACGCATAGATCAGATCGTCCACCGCCCTGTCCTCGGTAAAGTCTTCCTTATGCTCCTCAATCGTGGGATAGAAAAAGTCGGTCAGCTGCTTGTTGAAACGACGCACTAGATTGTAGCCGCTCCATTCCGGGGCGATGAAACGCAACCAGGGCAGCTGGTTTAAGGTTCCGCCGGCCATGTCGAACACTTTCGAGCGTTCCTGAAGCAACTCGAGCAGTCGCTGCAAACGATCATCTTCTCGGGCCACTCGAGAGCCAGTCACGATCGTCCACAGCACGTTGATGACGCTGAGCGCGAGGATCGATCCTGGCCAGAGCGGTTGCTCCGCACGTGTGTCCAGCACGTCCAGCAGTTCAGTCAGCTCGGTTTGGATCTGTTCGTGCATCGCCTGCCGTCCGTAGCCAACCTGGCGGAGGTGTCGTGTGACGAAGCTTCGTTGCTCGTTCCAGAACGATCCATCCGTACATGTGATGCCCAATCTGCGGAAGTACAGAAGATATCCTGTATTAACTAATAGATTGAACACGCTCAAACGATCAGTGCAACACACCTTGTTCCCAATGTACGCAACCGAATGAAGAAATTGTCCGGCCGACCCTGGAACGCTTCGTTGCAGAGAATGTCCTTCACTTCATCGTATCCCAGACCCACCACCACACGCTCACGGCCCAGCTTCAAGCCTATCACGCTGCTCTGGTACGATTCCGACAGCTTATCGAACACGTTCGCCAACAGTCCGCCGTGTTGGGAGGCCATCTTGCGTACCAGTGGTGTATTCCCCACGATCGGCAACCATCTCGGACCTTGCGAGGGCAAAAAACAGAGAGATTAATTCGCTCCAAAAGGGAAATTTGGCACAGACTCTCTTACCCGGAGGATAGTTTGCTGGACGCCATAGCTCCTTCACGAGAAAAGTTACCAGCAAAATCAGCGCCAATGCTGCCAACGTTAGTGTGATCATTGTGAGGATCGTTCTGGATGCTCTTCCAAAGGACTGGCGTTGCTTGTTCAGGATGCACTTGAGCTCTGATGTGAAGGCAAGGATCTGCGGGTGTTTAAATATAGACACCATCTTTGTTCTCAACATGCAGTTCGTGCTCAGTTTAGGTTCGATGACCGTTCGGAGGGTGAAGCGTGCCGATCGCATCGTCACGCAATGTGCTTCCTTGTTTGGAGCGTGTTAGTTTCAGTTTTTGAGTGTCTACTTCTTAGTATCAACACTTTGTAGCTGATCCTACTTAAGTCTTAGCTCAAAACGACCAGTTTCTGTTGATTTctatgaatgaaaatgaacATTACATCACGAACCCATTCCGACTATTGAAAACGGCTCTTGATCTTGATCAGTTCTTTATGCAACCGTTGGCGTCTTTTTCGTCCACGCGAGATCTCACAACTCACTCACCTTCACACACACCTATTGAAAGCCAAACAAGCTAAAAACGCccgtttgttgtttgtcttGTTGTACACGTGAATGATATGTTTGTAGAACGCGGTGGCTCCAGCTTCAGCCGTGGTGTCCGGAACCTGGGTCAAGCTCTGTGATCCGCTGCATCTACTCCAGTAGATCACCATCACCAGATGGTTTCCAAAATAGGAACAACCAAACAACGACGAAACCTGGCTGtcaaaaaaaactgaatgGACACCAATGTGCCATGCTCCTTTGGACTCCATCCGCTGCAAGTGAGGCAGGCGCAAGATTGTAACCGATTGTTTAGATTAGGTAATGTTCGCATAAAAATAGATTCCTTTCCTTCCGTTTGGGCGATGGAGGAGTTGGGGTTCTTTATCGGAGTTTTCAGCTTCGTTCCAGGAGATTTACATGACAAAACGGTTGCGCTGCTCAACCCATCCGGATGGGTGGACAGGCCGGATACCGACTCTCGGGTGGTATAAAGCGCTCGGCATGGCCAGCATCTGGTCTCAGTCACGTGGTTCATCCCGTTGGACCCGGTTGGTGAGTGTTCGAAAGGTCAGTTTAGTGTTCGGGACCGGGGGCCAGTACAGCTCCTATCATGTGGAACGGTGCACTGATCGTGATCGTGCTGTTGTCGGTGCTGTACTGCTGTTGGGATGCCCGGAAGCCGAAAAGATTCCCCCCAGGTGAGACTACATTACAGTGCTTCAGTATCCCAAATCCATTCATCTTTCTCTCCTTTAGGCCCCCACTGGCTCCCGTTCATCGGCAGTGGTTTGGTGATGCTGAAGCTTGTCCGATCCCTCCACTACTTCCATCTAATGTGGTCCAAACTCTGCCACCAGTACGGTCCAATCGTTGGAGTGCGCTTCGGTCAGGATCGTATCATCGTCGTTTCGGGCCGTGAAGCGATCCGTGCCATGTACGCGAAAGATCAGTTTGACGGCCGTCCCGATGGGTACTTTTTTCGCATGCGTTCGTTCGGCCAGCGGCTCGGCGTAGCCCTAACGGACGGTCCACACTGGGAGGTACAGCGCAAGTTTGCCGTGCGCACGATGAAGCAGCTCGGCATGGGCCGGAACGACTTTGTGCGTGTGATCGAGCGGGAAGTGCAGGAGCTGGTGGAAAACTTCCATCGGCGGGCGGTGAAGGGAGAAACTTTCCCGATGAGTGGTTCGATGGATGTGGCGCTGCTGAACGTGCTGTGGGTTTTGCTGGCGGGGCAGAGGTTTGAGCTGGACAATGAACGGTTGGGCTGGTTGGCGGATACCGTCCATCGGACGTTTCACGTGATCGATGTGTCGGGAGGAACGTTGAACCGGTTCCCATGGCTGCGGTACGTCTGTCCGGAGAGCTCGGGGTATGGACCGATGTTACGGCTGCTTAAGCCACTTTGGGGATTTTTGAAGGTACGGTTGGATGTCCTTTGCTTACAAAGTCTCCATCAGTTTatattctctttctctccctctttctctctattggCAGGAAACGATCGAAACTATTCGAAAGAATCCACACTGCCCCAGTAGGCGCGATAGTCTCATCTCGGCCT encodes:
- the LOC121592807 gene encoding probable cytochrome P450 305a1 gives rise to the protein MITLTLAALALILLVTFLVKELWRPANYPPGPRWLPIVGNTPLVRKMASQHGGLLANVFDKLSESYQSSVIGLKLGRERVVVGLGYDEVKDILCNEAFQGRPDNFFIRLRTLGTRLGITCTDGSFWNEQRSFVTRHLRQVGYGRQAMHEQIQTELTELLDVLDTRAEQPLWPGSILALSVINVLWTIVTGSRVAREDDRLQRLLELLQERSKVFDMAGGTLNQLPWLRFIAPEWSGYNLVRRFNKQLTDFFYPTIEEHKEDFTEDRAVDDLIYAYIKEMRDLEAASNNDSNFTDVQLTMIILDIFIAGGQTTSATLDLALMMMVVHPEVQRKVHREIDSQLEPNAIPHYDDRLKLPYVEAFLLEVQRYFSIVPVNGPRRAVVDCTLGGYRVPKDTTVLMGLRNVHMDPEHWGDPEVFRPERFLDEQRQIVNTERLLPFGQGKRRCLGETLARSCLFTFFVGVMKRFCLVGTDEGMEDGTSMAPSLTLKPGITLSAKPYHVVFQPRKRT
- the LOC121592490 gene encoding methyl farnesoate epoxidase-like; this translates as MWNGALIVIVLLSVLYCCWDARKPKRFPPGPHWLPFIGSGLVMLKLVRSLHYFHLMWSKLCHQYGPIVGVRFGQDRIIVVSGREAIRAMYAKDQFDGRPDGYFFRMRSFGQRLGVALTDGPHWEVQRKFAVRTMKQLGMGRNDFVRVIEREVQELVENFHRRAVKGETFPMSGSMDVALLNVLWVLLAGQRFELDNERLGWLADTVHRTFHVIDVSGGTLNRFPWLRYVCPESSGYGPMLRLLKPLWGFLKETIETIRKNPHCPSRRDSLISAFLVEMSRTESHESFTESQLVSLCLDLFQASVETMSSVLGFAFLYMLHHPDVMRKVQQELDTVIGPDRLPTANDRPMLPYTEAVILEVERIATVVPGGLVHRAMEEVELCGYRIPKDAIVMPLLYSLQMDADYWIDPDVFRPERFLSVQGDRVMQHDLFIPFGAGRRRCLGESLAKPAVFLFFSAIMHRFEIACEGKELPSLNAVDGITLSPVPYTLRLAERVCR